One Methylophaga marina DNA window includes the following coding sequences:
- the rplU gene encoding 50S ribosomal protein L21 → MYAIVATGGKQYRVKEGEKLRIEKLTAEAGDTVELDKVLLVGEGEDIKVGAPYLDGAKVTAKVAANGRGDKVKIVKFKRRKHHQKQMGHRQAYTEIEITGISA, encoded by the coding sequence ATGTACGCTATTGTCGCGACTGGCGGTAAACAATACCGAGTTAAAGAGGGCGAAAAGCTCCGCATTGAAAAATTGACTGCTGAAGCCGGTGATACGGTTGAGCTTGATAAAGTTCTGTTAGTTGGCGAAGGTGAAGACATCAAAGTTGGTGCGCCTTACCTGGACGGTGCAAAAGTGACTGCAAAAGTGGCAGCTAACGGCCGTGGCGATAAAGTGAAAATCGTCAAATTCAAACGTCGTAAGCACCATCAAAAACAGATGGGTCACCGTCAAGCATATACTGAAATCGAAATCACAGGCATCTCAGCCTAA
- a CDS encoding response regulator, giving the protein MISNSDILNARILIVDDQLVNIKLLEKMLHQAGFTSLFSTTRGAEVEQRYFEYEIDLILLDIRMPDMDGFQVMQTLQTAIQNDYLPVLVITAELTQEIRKNRSVPVPKISSPNPLIKLK; this is encoded by the coding sequence ATGATCTCAAACAGTGACATTTTAAATGCCAGAATTCTTATTGTTGATGACCAGCTCGTCAACATTAAATTACTGGAGAAGATGCTGCATCAGGCTGGTTTCACTTCTCTTTTTTCTACGACACGAGGTGCGGAAGTAGAACAGCGTTATTTTGAATACGAAATCGATCTCATCCTACTGGATATTCGCATGCCGGATATGGATGGTTTTCAGGTAATGCAAACACTACAAACAGCGATTCAGAACGATTACCTGCCAGTTCTCGTTATTACTGCAGAACTTACTCAGGAAATCAGAAAAAATCGCTCTGTTCCGGTGCCAAAGATTTCATCACCAAACCCTTTGATCAAACTGAAGTGA
- a CDS encoding SDR family NAD(P)-dependent oxidoreductase — translation MQLHTEDGQLAQQIILITGAAQGIGASVAKACANAGATVILLDKQVPQLESVYDEIVEQTGITPAIYPLDLKGATVDDYKQLAKTISDNFGRLDALVHCAATLGQLAPVINQDAKTWAETLHINLTAAYLLTQACLPLLKQQNSQLIFTTDIHKHTAYWGAYGISKAAIEAFAAQLQDELEAEGKVSVSTIDPGEVRTSLFARAYPARNPEGLKSPDEIVDLYLSKLMTEAEHAS, via the coding sequence ATGCAATTACATACTGAGGATGGCCAATTGGCTCAGCAAATTATTCTTATCACCGGTGCCGCTCAAGGCATCGGTGCCTCAGTAGCAAAAGCCTGCGCAAACGCAGGTGCTACAGTCATCCTACTGGACAAACAGGTTCCACAACTTGAGAGTGTTTATGATGAGATTGTGGAACAAACGGGTATCACTCCAGCCATCTACCCTCTTGATCTCAAGGGAGCAACAGTGGATGACTATAAACAGTTAGCCAAAACTATCTCTGATAACTTTGGCAGATTAGATGCATTAGTGCACTGCGCCGCTACCTTGGGACAGTTAGCGCCTGTTATCAATCAAGATGCTAAAACATGGGCTGAAACCCTGCATATCAACCTGACAGCCGCCTATTTACTTACCCAGGCTTGTCTTCCTCTGCTCAAGCAGCAAAATAGCCAGCTGATTTTCACTACAGATATTCACAAGCATACTGCTTACTGGGGCGCTTACGGTATCAGTAAAGCTGCGATAGAAGCCTTTGCGGCTCAACTGCAAGACGAGCTTGAAGCTGAAGGCAAAGTCAGCGTCAGCACCATTGATCCTGGTGAAGTGAGAACGAGCTTATTTGCACGGGCTTATCCGGCACGCAATCCTGAAGGCTTGAAATCACCTGATGAGATAGTCGATTTATACTTATCCAAACTCATGACAGAAGCAGAACACGCCAGTTAA
- a CDS encoding (2Fe-2S) ferredoxin domain-containing protein encodes MAQIYKYHLFFCTHQRDDGSANCGEHGSQSLRDYAKQRVKELKIKKVRVNNAGCLNRCKLGPMLVIYPEGTWYHFETEADIDEIIESHLLNNTIVERLVK; translated from the coding sequence ATGGCTCAAATATATAAATATCACTTATTCTTCTGTACTCATCAGCGAGACGATGGCAGTGCTAATTGCGGAGAACATGGTTCACAGTCGCTTCGTGATTACGCAAAACAACGTGTGAAAGAACTAAAAATAAAGAAAGTCCGGGTGAATAATGCAGGATGTCTAAATCGATGCAAGCTGGGACCTATGCTAGTTATCTATCCTGAAGGGACTTGGTATCACTTTGAAACTGAAGCAGATATTGATGAAATCATTGAGTCCCACTTGTTAAACAACACGATTGTGGAACGCCTGGTTAAATGA
- the hpnD gene encoding presqualene diphosphate synthase HpnD: protein MTPDQYCRDKAAKSGSSFYYSFMFLPPQRRQAITALYAFCREVDDAVDEIADPEVAAQTLAWWRTEVENIFNKTATHPVGKALEEALQHFELHQEYFLEIIDGMEMDLYQHRYEAFKHLALYCHRVASVVGLLAAEIFGYQHRQTLKYAEKLGLAFQLTNIIRDVREDAERGRIYLPQEDMDQFGVKADDILALKQTPELTALLAFETDRARTFYQEAKGLLPPEDRYAQRTGLIMSAIYEATLDEIEKDQFRVMKQRVSLTPLKKLWLAWRTSRAEKNINNDHHNCWRRLEWTCCCCAFT from the coding sequence ATGACGCCGGATCAATACTGTCGCGACAAAGCAGCAAAAAGTGGCTCAAGCTTTTATTACAGCTTTATGTTCTTACCGCCACAACGACGCCAGGCCATCACTGCGTTATACGCTTTTTGTCGAGAGGTCGATGATGCTGTTGATGAAATAGCGGATCCAGAAGTCGCGGCACAAACCTTAGCTTGGTGGCGAACGGAAGTAGAGAATATATTCAACAAAACAGCCACACATCCAGTTGGTAAAGCCTTAGAAGAAGCACTTCAGCATTTCGAGCTGCATCAAGAATATTTCCTTGAAATTATTGATGGCATGGAAATGGACTTATACCAACACAGATATGAGGCATTTAAACATCTTGCGTTGTATTGTCATCGTGTTGCCAGTGTTGTCGGGTTACTTGCTGCAGAGATTTTTGGTTATCAACACCGCCAGACGCTTAAATATGCAGAAAAACTGGGGTTGGCTTTTCAGTTAACCAATATTATTCGTGATGTTCGTGAAGATGCTGAGCGTGGCCGTATCTATTTACCTCAAGAGGATATGGACCAATTTGGTGTTAAAGCAGATGACATCCTGGCACTTAAGCAAACACCAGAACTAACCGCTCTTCTGGCCTTTGAAACGGATCGTGCCCGTACTTTTTATCAAGAAGCAAAAGGCTTGTTACCTCCTGAAGATCGTTACGCTCAGCGCACCGGACTCATTATGTCTGCTATCTATGAAGCGACACTTGATGAAATAGAAAAAGACCAGTTTCGCGTGATGAAACAGCGCGTCTCTTTAACGCCCTTAAAAAAACTCTGGTTAGCCTGGCGTACATCCAGAGCAGAAAAAAACATCAACAATGACCACCATAATTGTTGGCGGCGGCTGGAGTGGACTTGCTGCTGCTGTGCGTTTACTTGA
- a CDS encoding GGDEF domain-containing protein, with protein MEHVSTTNQQRLSLVEGLKPKQDIAQTKTAEQVHQQLPYILQTSLILEDMLGLFQREVDAVFPECSFHYQNSSMKVQIDSAQKFHHRCHYKLEMNGDYLGDITFTQRKKFSDADIHFLEDLLSLLVHPLKNCLLYKKALAAALLDDLTNLGNRAAYEKNLQREVERTKRHDTPLSLIVIDIDNFKSINDKFGHSSGDKALKILADMINHSLRSSDMAFRFGGEEFVLLLPETNIHDAEIVAERVRESVSQILSHDGKNSFSFTVSLGVAQLHTNEEGYHLFERADMALYEAKHTGKNVTVCARQP; from the coding sequence ATGGAACACGTATCAACAACAAATCAACAAAGACTAAGCCTTGTTGAAGGCTTAAAGCCAAAACAAGATATAGCACAGACAAAAACAGCAGAACAAGTTCATCAACAGCTGCCTTATATACTACAAACCAGTCTTATCCTTGAAGATATGCTTGGATTATTTCAACGCGAAGTTGATGCCGTTTTCCCTGAGTGCAGTTTCCATTATCAAAACAGTAGCATGAAAGTGCAGATTGATTCCGCACAGAAATTTCATCATCGTTGCCACTACAAACTTGAAATGAATGGGGATTACCTGGGTGACATCACCTTCACTCAGCGTAAAAAGTTTTCTGATGCTGACATCCATTTCCTGGAAGACTTACTCAGCTTATTGGTTCACCCTCTCAAAAACTGTTTGCTTTATAAAAAAGCGTTAGCTGCAGCATTGTTAGATGATCTGACAAACTTAGGGAATCGTGCAGCTTATGAGAAAAACTTACAACGAGAAGTAGAAAGAACAAAACGCCATGACACGCCTCTGTCACTTATCGTGATCGATATCGATAATTTCAAATCTATCAATGATAAATTTGGTCACTCATCTGGTGACAAGGCACTAAAAATACTTGCTGATATGATTAATCATTCACTCCGTAGTAGTGATATGGCATTCAGATTTGGTGGTGAAGAGTTTGTTTTATTACTGCCTGAAACCAATATTCATGATGCAGAAATTGTGGCAGAGAGAGTACGTGAATCTGTCTCTCAAATACTGTCACATGATGGAAAAAACAGCTTTAGCTTTACGGTGAGTTTAGGTGTAGCCCAGCTCCACACGAATGAAGAGGGCTACCACTTGTTTGAGCGCGCTGATATGGCCCTCTATGAAGCCAAACACACGGGCAAAAATGTGACCGTATGCGCCAGACAACCGTAA
- the rpmA gene encoding 50S ribosomal protein L27, translating to MAHKKAGGSTRNGRDSESKRLGVKRYGGELVSGGNILVRQRGTRYHAGRNVGIGKDHTLFATAEGKVLFETKGPQNRTFVSVVAD from the coding sequence ATGGCTCATAAGAAAGCTGGTGGTAGTACTCGTAACGGACGTGATTCAGAGTCTAAACGCCTTGGTGTAAAACGCTACGGTGGTGAATTAGTGTCTGGTGGTAACATTTTAGTACGTCAGCGTGGTACGCGTTACCATGCAGGTCGTAACGTAGGTATCGGTAAAGACCATACTTTATTTGCAACAGCTGAAGGTAAAGTATTATTTGAGACCAAAGGTCCTCAAAACCGTACTTTCGTCAGTGTTGTTGCTGACTAA
- a CDS encoding HD-GYP domain-containing protein: MLEVRLLHKQVKTQNETLEQQVRHRTQQLEQSRLEIIKRLGRAAEYKDNETGNHILRMSHFAQMLALATGLDESFAADILTAAPMHDIGKIGIPDHILLKPGKLDGDEWEVMKTHVRIGADLLADTNVPLLKLASNIALTHHEKWDGSGYPQGLKGKDIPIEGRICSISDVFDALTSERPYKKAWPIEKAVDYLIEQKGRHFDPELVTHFLTIIEQVLHYRARFPDHVAETSDMA, encoded by the coding sequence ATGCTGGAAGTCCGCTTGTTACACAAACAGGTAAAGACGCAGAATGAAACACTTGAACAACAGGTCAGACACAGGACACAACAGCTAGAACAAAGTCGTCTTGAAATTATTAAACGCTTAGGCAGGGCTGCAGAATATAAAGACAATGAAACCGGCAATCACATATTGCGTATGAGCCATTTTGCGCAAATGCTAGCGCTTGCTACAGGTTTAGATGAGAGTTTTGCCGCTGATATACTGACTGCGGCGCCAATGCATGATATTGGAAAAATCGGTATTCCAGACCATATTCTCCTTAAACCTGGAAAGTTAGATGGTGACGAGTGGGAAGTGATGAAAACACACGTCAGGATTGGGGCTGATCTATTAGCTGATACGAATGTGCCGCTACTCAAACTGGCCAGCAATATTGCACTGACTCATCATGAAAAATGGGACGGTTCAGGTTACCCACAGGGTTTAAAAGGCAAGGATATTCCCATTGAAGGCCGCATCTGTTCCATATCGGATGTTTTTGATGCGTTGACGTCTGAGCGTCCATACAAGAAAGCCTGGCCAATTGAAAAAGCCGTCGATTATCTCATTGAACAAAAAGGTCGACATTTTGATCCAGAGTTAGTGACACACTTTCTTACGATCATCGAACAAGTCCTTCATTACCGTGCCCGCTTCCCTGATCATGTCGCAGAAACATCCGATATGGCTTAA
- the hpnE gene encoding hydroxysqualene dehydroxylase HpnE yields the protein MTTIIVGGGWSGLAAAVRLLERGESVHLIESAKQLGGRARNVSWNEQTIDNGQHLLIGAYQQTLKLLQDIGAEESELFQRLPLNVSIRHPYFADLTLTDTRYLPWPLSLIIKTWQLNGFPVFVQLSRLMFKARLQKKLDDIPVLTWLKKEKQSERLIKQLWEPLCLATMNTPVSEASTHLFANVLLDTFKKREYADFLIPKVPLGDSLPAYAERYIQQKGGEISLQKRIKSILIEENKAMGVVTADDMHLKADNIIVATGSHTTQRLMGKYWSSPQPRFYPIITVYLQYTPDTKLSRPLLGLSGTLGQWVFDRGNGLLAIVISGPGKHLESTNDELIDRLHDEFCQADLVITSALIDGYVIREKRATFSSYVDVSSDRPHTQSSVNGLYLAGDIIHNLYPATLEGAVINGEKAAELIMTINTVR from the coding sequence ATGACCACCATAATTGTTGGCGGCGGCTGGAGTGGACTTGCTGCTGCTGTGCGTTTACTTGAACGAGGTGAGTCGGTCCATCTAATCGAGTCGGCAAAGCAGTTGGGAGGGCGCGCGCGCAATGTTTCCTGGAATGAGCAAACCATTGATAACGGCCAGCACCTGCTGATTGGTGCCTATCAGCAGACTTTAAAATTATTGCAGGACATAGGTGCCGAAGAATCTGAGCTGTTTCAACGCCTTCCTTTAAATGTATCAATACGCCACCCTTATTTTGCTGATTTAACCTTGACTGATACCCGGTATCTCCCCTGGCCACTCTCACTGATAATAAAAACTTGGCAACTCAATGGCTTTCCTGTTTTTGTGCAACTATCTCGGCTTATGTTTAAGGCTCGTTTGCAAAAGAAACTAGACGATATTCCTGTCTTAACCTGGCTAAAAAAAGAAAAACAAAGCGAGCGACTCATTAAGCAATTATGGGAACCACTATGTCTCGCGACCATGAACACACCTGTTTCAGAAGCATCTACTCATCTTTTTGCTAACGTTTTATTAGACACCTTCAAAAAACGTGAATATGCTGACTTTCTCATTCCCAAAGTCCCTCTTGGAGACAGTTTACCTGCCTATGCTGAACGCTATATTCAGCAAAAAGGCGGAGAAATTTCTTTACAAAAACGTATCAAATCCATTCTGATAGAAGAGAATAAAGCGATGGGTGTTGTCACAGCCGATGATATGCACCTAAAAGCTGACAATATTATTGTCGCGACAGGATCTCACACGACACAACGTCTGATGGGTAAATATTGGTCATCCCCTCAACCAAGATTTTACCCAATTATTACCGTCTATTTGCAATATACGCCTGACACAAAACTGTCCCGTCCACTATTGGGTTTAAGCGGTACTTTAGGGCAATGGGTATTTGATCGGGGTAATGGTCTACTTGCAATTGTCATCAGTGGGCCAGGCAAGCATCTTGAGTCAACGAATGATGAGCTTATCGATCGCTTACACGATGAATTTTGCCAAGCTGACTTAGTCATTACCTCAGCATTGATTGATGGTTATGTTATCCGTGAAAAACGAGCTACCTTCAGCAGTTACGTTGATGTCAGCTCAGATCGGCCACATACACAATCCTCAGTAAATGGATTGTATTTAGCCGGTGATATTATTCATAACCTGTATCCTGCTACACTAGAGGGTGCGGTGATTAATGGTGAGAAAGCCGCCGAATTGATAATGACAATCAACACGGTTCGCTAA
- the ispB gene encoding octaprenyl diphosphate synthase yields the protein MDIQSIYSLIQDDMKAVDELIQQRLQSDVALINQLGFYIINSGGKRLRPAIAILSARACGYEGSQHINLATIIEFIHTATLLHDDVVDNSDMRRGQETANSLWGNEASVLVGDFLYTRSFEMMVEIESMRLMQILSHTTNVIAEGEVLQLLNCHDADTTEARYLEVIHHKTAKLFEAAGQLGAVISGSEPHIETAMANYAMHLGSAFQLVDDLLDYSQSSETIGKNIGDDLAEGKPTLPLIYAMQHGNAEQAAIIREAIENGQRDRITEIIQIIQETGAIDYTAKAAEQEVKQAKDSLDLLVDSEYKQALLSLADFSVQRDY from the coding sequence GTGGATATCCAATCCATCTATTCTTTAATTCAAGATGACATGAAAGCTGTAGACGAGTTGATCCAACAACGCTTACAGTCAGATGTTGCTCTCATTAACCAACTTGGCTTTTATATTATCAATAGTGGCGGTAAAAGGCTTCGCCCCGCCATCGCTATATTATCCGCCAGAGCATGTGGCTATGAAGGTAGCCAACACATTAATCTTGCCACCATTATCGAATTCATTCACACCGCCACCTTATTACATGATGACGTCGTGGATAATTCTGATATGCGTCGCGGCCAGGAGACAGCGAACTCTCTGTGGGGAAATGAAGCCAGTGTATTGGTCGGTGACTTTCTCTACACTCGATCCTTTGAAATGATGGTCGAAATTGAATCAATGCGATTGATGCAAATTCTCTCTCATACGACGAATGTCATTGCTGAAGGCGAGGTACTGCAACTATTAAATTGTCACGATGCAGATACTACCGAAGCACGGTATCTTGAGGTTATCCATCATAAAACCGCGAAATTATTCGAGGCTGCTGGCCAGTTAGGTGCAGTCATCTCTGGCTCTGAGCCCCATATTGAAACCGCAATGGCCAATTACGCCATGCACTTGGGCAGCGCCTTCCAATTAGTGGATGACTTACTGGATTACAGCCAATCCAGCGAGACTATTGGTAAAAATATCGGCGATGATCTTGCAGAAGGCAAACCCACTTTACCACTGATATACGCCATGCAGCATGGCAATGCAGAGCAAGCAGCCATTATTCGAGAAGCGATAGAAAATGGGCAACGGGATAGAATCACTGAAATCATCCAGATCATTCAAGAAACCGGCGCCATTGACTACACAGCGAAGGCAGCAGAACAGGAAGTTAAGCAAGCTAAAGATTCACTCGACCTGCTTGTAGATAGTGAATATAAACAAGCACTATTATCGTTAGCTGACTTTTCAGTACAGCGCGATTACTAA